A stretch of DNA from Limnothrix sp. FACHB-406:
TTCGTGGCTCATCTGCTGACTCGGAATGGGGTGTTTGTGGTCGCTTCCGCCATCTCGCCCTATCGCGCCATTCGCCAAGAGGTGCGATCGATGATTGGGCAGTTTGTGGAAGTTTATGTCAATGCCCCCCTGGCGGTTTGCGAATCGCGGGACGTGAAGGGCCTCTATGCCAAGGCGCGGGCGGGCTTGATTCGAGGCTTCACGGGCATTGATGATCCCTACGAAGCGCCGGAGCAACCGGAGGTGGAATGCCGCACCGATCGGGATTCCCTAGAGGATTGCACGGCACAGGTGTTGGCCGCGCTCGATCGTTTGGGTTATTTACCCAGCCAGGACTAGGCAGCCAGAATTAGGCGCGATACATTACCCCTTCCGACACCAGCACCGAGCTGCCCCCCACGCGCACCTCGGTGATATTCCCTTGGGCGATTCGTACCGTCACAGTTAATTCGCTGGGCCGCTGAATCGCCGCCCCCTGGGCAATGGCCCAAGACGGTTCGCCGTCGGGAAACGATCGCCCCTGAACCAAATAGCCCCCCAAGGCTGCTGCCGCCGAGCCGGTGGCGGGATCCTCCGCAATGCCCAAGGCCGGAGCAAACATTCGTACCGTCAGGGGGCGATCGCCCGTTAACCCCGTCACCAAATACAACTGGGGGGCTGCCGTGGATCCAAAGGTTTCTTCCCAGGGGCCGATCTGCAAGCGGGCCCGGTTCAGGGCCGCCAAGTCGCGCAGGGGAATCACCGTGAAGGGCAAGCCACAGGAAGCCGTGGCCGGTTCCCAGCCCGGCACGGTCAAATCCGCCACCGTTAGCCCGATCGCCCGAGCCATGGCCGCGCGATCTCCCTGCCAGGGTTCCACCACCGGCAATTGAGCCACGGTTAACTCACTGGCGATCGGTTGTCCCGCCCGCGATCGCACTGTCACCGGCACGGGCCCCACCCCTTCCTCAAAAATCAAACGAGTGTCATCACCCGTGAGGCTAATTTCGCCAATTTTGGCCAAAACATAGCCTGTGCCCACCGTGGGGTGGCCAGCAAAGGGAATTTCGCCCCCTGGCGTAAAAATGCGCAGCCGTCGAGTACCCTGGGGCGTTTCCGGCGGCAAAACAAACACCGTTTCCGACAGGTTCAGCTCTCGG
This window harbors:
- the cysC gene encoding adenylyl-sulfate kinase, with translation MESSTANPASTIGATIWLTGLSGAGKTTIGQAVAEALKARGQRVEILDGDLVRQHLSKGLGFSKEDRDENIRRIGFVAHLLTRNGVFVVASAISPYRAIRQEVRSMIGQFVEVYVNAPLAVCESRDVKGLYAKARAGLIRGFTGIDDPYEAPEQPEVECRTDRDSLEDCTAQVLAALDRLGYLPSQD
- a CDS encoding PhzF family phenazine biosynthesis protein translates to MTLSPIGDRFYTADVFTTQAFGGNPLAVFPQASGLSEERMQAIARELNLSETVFVLPPETPQGTRRLRIFTPGGEIPFAGHPTVGTGYVLAKIGEISLTGDDTRLIFEEGVGPVPVTVRSRAGQPIASELTVAQLPVVEPWQGDRAAMARAIGLTVADLTVPGWEPATASCGLPFTVIPLRDLAALNRARLQIGPWEETFGSTAAPQLYLVTGLTGDRPLTVRMFAPALGIAEDPATGSAAAALGGYLVQGRSFPDGEPSWAIAQGAAIQRPSELTVTVRIAQGNITEVRVGGSSVLVSEGVMYRA